In Herbaspirillum seropedicae, a single window of DNA contains:
- the metH gene encoding methionine synthase, giving the protein MKPNELCQTELLLRDLMSQRILILDGAMGTMIQRYKLTEEDYRGQRFADFSVPGKDLFVKGNNELLSLTQPHIIQEIHEQYLAAGADLIETNTFGATSVAQDDYHMAHLVYEMNVESARLARAACDKYATPDKPRFVAGALGPTPKTASISPDVNDPAARNVTFDQLVAAYLEQTRALVEGGADVLLVETIFDTLNCKAALFAIDTFFEESGQRLPIMISGTVTDASGRILSGQTVTAFWNSIRHARPLTVGLNCALGAALMRPYAEELSKIADTFVCIYPNAGLPNPMSDTGFDETPDVTSALLKEFAESGFVNVAGGCCGTTPPHIKAIAETVAKIAPRKVPEPTHEMRLSGLEPFTINDDSLYVNVGERTNVTGSKAFARLILNEQYDEALAVARQQVENGAQIIDINMDEAMLDSVAAMTRFLNLIASEPDIARVPIMIDSSKWEVIEAGLKCVQGKSIVNSISMKEGEEKFLREAKLCRRYGAAVIVMAFDEVGQADTFARKIEICERAYRLLVDKLDFPPEDIIFDPNIFAVATGIEEHNNYAVDFIEATRWIHQNLPYAKISGGVSNVSFSFRGNDPAREAIHTVFLYHAIKAGMTMGIVNAGMIGVYDDLPAELRERVEDVVLNRREDATERMIEYAATLKAGDKKEEATLEWRNLPVAKRLSHALVHGITQWIVEDTEEVRQQIAADGGRPIHVIEGPLMDGMNVVGDLFGQGKMFLPQVVKSARVMKQAVAHLIPFIEEEKRQLEIATGEVAKPKGKIVIATVKGDVHDIGKNIVTVVLQCNNFEVVNMGVMVPCAEILAKAKEEKADIIGLSGLITPSLEEMAYVAKEMQRDPYFAGLKMPLMIGGATTSRAHTAVKIAPNYEGPVVYVPDASRAVSVAQSLLADEQKTQYVAELNADYERIREQHASKKAAPMLSLAAARANKTKLDFAPVKPKFIGRRLFKNVDLGLLANYIDWGPFFQTWDLAGPYPAILTDEVVGEAATKVFQEAQAMLKKIIDGRWLTANGVISLLPANTVNDDDIEIYTDDSRSQVAFTYYGLRQQTEKPVVDGVARPNQCLSDFIAPKESGVQDYIGMFAVTAGLGIEKYEKRFEDAHDDYSSIMLKALADRLAEAFAEYLHERVRKDLWGYAADENLSSTDLIKEKYLGIRPAPGYPACPEHTVKADVFRTMQCDEIGMQLTESYAMFPGASVSGFYFAHPQSKYFVVGKIGEDQVVDMAERRHVPKEELERWLAPNL; this is encoded by the coding sequence ATGAAGCCGAACGAACTGTGCCAGACCGAATTGCTGCTGCGCGACCTGATGTCGCAGCGCATCCTCATCCTCGATGGCGCCATGGGCACCATGATCCAGCGCTACAAGCTGACCGAAGAGGATTATCGCGGCCAGCGTTTCGCCGATTTCAGCGTTCCCGGCAAGGACCTGTTCGTCAAGGGCAACAATGAACTGCTCTCGCTGACCCAGCCGCACATCATCCAGGAAATCCACGAGCAATACCTGGCCGCCGGCGCCGACCTGATCGAGACCAATACCTTCGGCGCCACCAGCGTGGCTCAGGACGACTACCACATGGCGCACCTGGTCTACGAGATGAACGTGGAGTCGGCCCGCCTGGCGCGCGCCGCCTGCGACAAGTACGCGACCCCGGACAAGCCGCGCTTCGTGGCCGGCGCCCTCGGCCCTACGCCCAAGACCGCATCGATCTCGCCGGACGTCAACGACCCTGCCGCCCGGAATGTGACTTTCGATCAACTGGTCGCTGCCTATCTGGAGCAGACCCGCGCGCTGGTCGAAGGCGGCGCCGACGTGCTGCTGGTCGAGACCATCTTCGATACCCTCAACTGCAAGGCCGCGCTGTTCGCCATCGATACCTTCTTCGAGGAAAGCGGCCAGCGCCTGCCCATCATGATCTCGGGCACCGTCACCGACGCCTCCGGCCGCATCCTCTCGGGCCAGACCGTGACCGCCTTCTGGAACTCCATCCGCCACGCCCGCCCGCTGACCGTGGGCCTGAACTGCGCGCTGGGTGCGGCGCTCATGCGCCCTTATGCGGAAGAGCTGTCCAAGATCGCCGATACCTTCGTCTGCATCTACCCCAACGCCGGCCTGCCCAATCCGATGAGCGACACCGGCTTTGATGAAACGCCCGATGTCACCTCGGCCTTGCTGAAGGAATTCGCCGAGAGCGGTTTCGTCAACGTCGCCGGCGGCTGCTGCGGCACCACGCCGCCGCACATCAAGGCCATTGCCGAGACGGTGGCCAAGATCGCTCCCCGCAAGGTCCCCGAGCCCACCCACGAGATGCGCCTGTCGGGCCTGGAGCCCTTCACCATCAATGACGATTCGCTGTATGTGAACGTCGGCGAACGCACCAACGTCACCGGCTCCAAGGCCTTCGCCCGCCTGATCCTCAACGAACAGTACGACGAAGCCCTGGCCGTGGCGCGTCAGCAGGTCGAGAACGGCGCGCAGATCATCGACATCAACATGGATGAAGCGATGCTCGATTCGGTCGCCGCCATGACGCGCTTCCTCAACCTGATCGCCTCCGAGCCCGACATCGCGCGCGTGCCCATCATGATCGACTCTTCCAAGTGGGAAGTGATCGAGGCGGGCTTGAAGTGCGTGCAGGGCAAGTCCATCGTCAACTCCATCTCGATGAAGGAAGGCGAGGAAAAATTCCTGCGTGAAGCCAAGCTGTGCCGCCGCTATGGCGCCGCCGTGATTGTGATGGCCTTCGACGAAGTGGGCCAGGCCGATACCTTCGCCCGCAAGATCGAGATCTGCGAACGCGCCTATCGCCTCTTGGTGGACAAGCTGGACTTCCCGCCCGAAGACATCATCTTCGACCCCAACATCTTTGCGGTCGCAACCGGCATCGAGGAACACAACAACTACGCGGTCGACTTCATCGAAGCCACCCGCTGGATCCACCAGAACCTGCCCTACGCCAAGATCAGCGGCGGTGTCTCCAACGTCTCCTTCAGCTTCCGCGGCAATGACCCGGCGCGCGAGGCCATCCACACCGTCTTCCTGTATCACGCCATCAAGGCCGGCATGACCATGGGCATCGTCAATGCCGGCATGATCGGCGTCTATGACGACCTGCCGGCCGAGCTGCGCGAGCGCGTGGAAGACGTGGTGCTGAACCGCCGCGAAGACGCCACCGAGCGCATGATCGAATACGCCGCCACCTTGAAGGCCGGCGACAAGAAGGAAGAAGCCACCCTGGAATGGCGCAACCTGCCGGTCGCCAAGCGCCTCTCGCATGCGCTGGTGCACGGCATCACGCAATGGATCGTGGAAGACACCGAAGAGGTGCGCCAGCAGATCGCCGCCGATGGAGGCCGTCCCATCCACGTCATCGAAGGTCCGCTGATGGATGGCATGAACGTGGTCGGTGACCTGTTCGGCCAGGGCAAGATGTTCCTGCCGCAGGTGGTCAAGTCGGCGCGCGTGATGAAGCAGGCCGTGGCGCACCTGATTCCCTTCATCGAAGAAGAGAAGCGCCAGCTCGAGATCGCCACCGGTGAAGTGGCCAAGCCCAAGGGCAAGATCGTCATTGCCACCGTCAAGGGTGACGTGCACGACATCGGCAAGAACATCGTCACCGTGGTCCTCCAGTGCAACAACTTCGAAGTGGTCAACATGGGCGTGATGGTGCCCTGCGCCGAGATCCTGGCCAAGGCCAAGGAAGAGAAGGCCGACATCATCGGCCTGTCGGGCCTGATCACCCCGTCGCTGGAAGAGATGGCCTACGTGGCCAAGGAAATGCAGCGCGATCCGTATTTCGCGGGCCTCAAGATGCCGCTGATGATCGGCGGCGCCACCACCTCGCGCGCCCACACGGCCGTCAAGATTGCCCCCAACTACGAAGGCCCGGTGGTCTATGTGCCGGACGCCTCGCGCGCCGTCTCGGTGGCGCAATCGTTGCTGGCCGACGAGCAGAAGACCCAGTACGTGGCCGAGCTCAACGCCGACTACGAACGCATCCGCGAACAGCACGCCAGCAAGAAGGCCGCACCCATGCTCTCGCTGGCCGCCGCCCGCGCCAACAAGACCAAGCTGGACTTCGCCCCGGTCAAGCCCAAGTTCATCGGCCGCCGCCTGTTCAAGAATGTGGACCTGGGTTTGCTGGCCAACTACATCGACTGGGGTCCGTTCTTCCAGACCTGGGACCTGGCCGGCCCCTATCCCGCCATCCTCACCGATGAAGTCGTGGGCGAAGCCGCCACCAAGGTCTTCCAGGAAGCCCAGGCGATGTTGAAGAAGATCATCGATGGCCGCTGGCTCACCGCCAATGGCGTCATCTCGCTGTTGCCGGCCAACACCGTCAACGATGACGACATCGAGATCTACACCGACGACAGCCGCAGCCAGGTCGCCTTCACCTACTACGGCCTGCGCCAGCAGACCGAGAAGCCGGTGGTGGACGGTGTGGCCCGCCCCAACCAGTGTCTGTCGGACTTCATCGCGCCCAAGGAGTCGGGCGTGCAGGATTACATCGGCATGTTTGCCGTGACCGCTGGGCTCGGTATCGAGAAATACGAGAAGCGCTTCGAGGATGCCCACGATGATTACTCGTCCATCATGCTCAAGGCCCTGGCCGACCGCCTGGCCGAAGCCTTCGCCGAATACCTGCATGAGCGCGTGCGCAAGGACCTGTGGGGCTATGCCGCCGACGAGAACCTCAGCAGCACCGACCTGATCAAGGAAAAATACCTCGGCATCCGCCCCGCGCCCGGCTATCCGGCCTGCCCCGAGCACACCGTGAAGGCTGACGTTTTCCGCACCATGCAGTGCGATGAGATCGGCATGCAGCTGACCGAGTCCTACGCCATGTTCCCCGGCGCCTCGGTCTCGGGCTTCTACTTTGCGCATCCGCAGTCGAAGTACTTCGTGGTCGGCAAGATCGGCGAAGACCAGGTCGTGGATATGGCAGAGCGCCGCCATGTGCCCAAGGAAGAACTGGAGCGCTGGCTGGCGCCGAATCTGTAA
- a CDS encoding SDR family oxidoreductase, with product MSFDLHLNGLRAVVTGGTQGLGAAVVKTLAQAGARVATSARSLPLQSVEGVTYVAADLSTAEGTRHFSQTVLKDWGGVDILINALGGSKTPGGGFAAISDEHWFAEFNLNLMPAVRMDRALLPNMLAQGSGVIIHVSSIQRVLPLPESTTAYAAAKAALTTYSKSLAREVTSKGVRVLSVAPGWIETEASVAFTQRTAAHAGTDYEGGKKIIMDWLGGIPVGRPAKPQEVADLIAFLASPRSASITGTEYRIDGGTVPTV from the coding sequence ATGAGCTTTGACCTTCACCTCAACGGCCTGCGGGCTGTGGTTACCGGCGGCACGCAGGGCCTTGGCGCAGCAGTCGTGAAAACCCTTGCGCAAGCAGGCGCAAGGGTGGCGACATCGGCTCGTAGCTTGCCTCTGCAGTCTGTCGAGGGCGTCACCTACGTCGCTGCTGACCTGTCCACAGCGGAGGGCACGCGTCACTTTTCCCAGACAGTCTTGAAGGATTGGGGCGGCGTCGACATCCTGATCAACGCGCTCGGCGGATCAAAGACACCCGGCGGTGGCTTCGCTGCAATCAGTGATGAGCACTGGTTCGCCGAATTCAATCTGAACCTGATGCCTGCCGTACGCATGGATCGTGCACTGCTGCCCAACATGCTGGCCCAAGGGTCGGGGGTCATCATTCACGTCAGCTCTATCCAGCGTGTGCTGCCTTTGCCCGAATCAACGACCGCCTACGCCGCTGCAAAAGCCGCCCTCACGACCTACAGCAAGTCACTGGCAAGAGAGGTGACATCCAAGGGTGTTCGCGTCCTCAGCGTTGCACCTGGCTGGATCGAGACCGAGGCTTCGGTCGCATTTACGCAGCGCACGGCTGCACACGCCGGAACAGACTACGAGGGCGGCAAGAAGATCATCATGGATTGGCTGGGAGGAATTCCCGTGGGTCGCCCCGCAAAGCCACAAGAGGTCGCCGATTTGATCGCTTTCCTGGCGTCCCCGCGATCCGCGTCGATCACCGGGACCGAATATCGAATAGACGGCGGTACTGTTCCTACCGTGTAA
- a CDS encoding WGR domain-containing protein, which translates to MIDSADHVTHALPVTVATRLHFSDGKTRAIFTVDLVQDLLGDWVLTQAWDGAEGRSAVRRVVVAGHEEGLLMLQKIARHKERLGFRPVHLYHVG; encoded by the coding sequence ATGATCGATTCCGCTGACCACGTCACCCATGCACTGCCCGTGACCGTGGCCACGCGCCTGCACTTCTCCGACGGCAAGACGCGCGCCATCTTCACCGTGGACCTGGTGCAGGACCTGCTGGGCGACTGGGTGCTGACCCAGGCCTGGGACGGCGCCGAAGGCCGCAGCGCGGTACGCCGCGTGGTGGTGGCCGGGCATGAAGAGGGTTTGCTGATGCTGCAGAAGATTGCCCGTCACAAGGAGCGATTGGGTTTTCGGCCGGTGCATCTTTATCACGTGGGCTGA
- a CDS encoding nuclear transport factor 2 family protein, with protein MNTLPLPEPIAAYFAAEHEPAALAQCFTAHAVMKDDGHTYTGVDAITTFLAKAWAKYRATSLPFAIEREDSVQLVRANVTGNFPGSPIVMSYRFRLERGLIASLEITT; from the coding sequence GTGAACACCTTGCCTCTACCTGAACCCATCGCCGCGTACTTCGCGGCCGAACATGAGCCTGCAGCCCTGGCACAGTGCTTCACGGCGCACGCTGTCATGAAGGATGACGGTCACACCTATACGGGAGTCGACGCTATCACGACCTTCTTGGCCAAGGCATGGGCCAAGTACCGTGCGACGAGCTTGCCGTTCGCCATCGAGCGGGAGGACAGCGTCCAACTCGTGCGCGCCAACGTCACCGGCAACTTCCCTGGCAGCCCGATTGTCATGTCTTATCGCTTTCGCCTGGAACGTGGCCTGATCGCATCGTTGGAGATCACGACATGA
- a CDS encoding SDR family oxidoreductase → MTSLPIVGASLRVFLTGASSGLGMALARAYASQGAVLGLVARRTAELEALRAALPHAERHRVYALDVTDHAALAAAATSFMDEFGGADVVIANAGISQGTLTEFQEDLAAFERILAVNVTATFATFTPFVARMKASPEAQRRRCRLVGIGSVAGIRGLPGAGAYSASKSAVISYCESLRVELRASGIKVVTIAPGYIDTPMTRVNTYRMPFLMPVERFAARAVQTIDEGVSYRVIPWQMGVVAKLLRMLPNWLYDMAFARAPHKQRKP, encoded by the coding sequence ATGACATCCCTTCCCATCGTCGGCGCTTCGCTGCGGGTCTTCCTGACCGGCGCTTCCAGCGGCCTGGGCATGGCCCTGGCGCGCGCCTATGCCAGCCAGGGCGCAGTGCTGGGGCTGGTGGCGCGGCGCACTGCCGAGCTCGAGGCCTTGCGCGCGGCCCTGCCGCATGCTGAGCGCCATCGCGTCTATGCGCTCGACGTCACCGATCACGCCGCGCTGGCCGCGGCGGCCACCTCCTTCATGGATGAGTTTGGCGGCGCTGATGTGGTCATCGCCAATGCCGGCATCTCGCAGGGCACGCTGACCGAATTCCAGGAAGACCTGGCGGCCTTCGAGCGTATCCTGGCGGTCAACGTCACGGCCACCTTCGCCACCTTTACGCCCTTCGTGGCGCGCATGAAGGCCTCGCCTGAAGCCCAGCGTCGCCGCTGTCGCCTGGTCGGCATCGGCAGCGTGGCCGGTATACGCGGCCTGCCCGGAGCAGGCGCCTACAGTGCCTCCAAGTCAGCCGTCATCAGCTACTGCGAATCGCTGCGGGTGGAATTGCGCGCCTCCGGCATCAAGGTCGTGACCATCGCGCCCGGCTACATCGATACCCCGATGACCCGCGTGAACACCTATCGCATGCCCTTCCTGATGCCGGTGGAGCGCTTTGCCGCGCGCGCCGTGCAGACCATTGACGAGGGCGTGAGCTATCGCGTCATTCCCTGGCAGATGGGGGTAGTGGCCAAGCTGCTGCGCATGCTGCCCAACTGGCTCTACGATATGGCCTTCGCCCGCGCCCCGCACAAGCAACGCAAGCCCTAA
- the fmt gene encoding methionyl-tRNA formyltransferase gives MKIIFAGTPEFAAVALEALYAAGHEITLVLTQPDRPAGRGMQLQASPVKQCALKHGTPVAQPVSLRLDGKYPEVAQEAHALLRSTPHDVMIVAAYGLILPRSVLDIPRYGCINIHGSLLPRWRGAAPIHRAIEAGDAETGITIMQMEEGLDTGPMMLIESLPISDEDTTGSLHDKLAALGAKMIVEAMEKLEQGTLPATPQPEQGANYAAKIAKEEAALDFSQSAEQLARRIRAFNPFPGATGRFGDTVVKLWKARAVTVAQQGEPGQVLSADAQGGIVVACGEGALLLTELQKPGGKRLPAAEFLKGFPMEGGRLA, from the coding sequence ATGAAGATCATTTTTGCCGGTACCCCGGAGTTCGCCGCCGTCGCCCTCGAAGCCCTGTATGCCGCCGGCCACGAGATCACGCTGGTGCTGACCCAGCCCGACCGTCCCGCCGGGCGCGGCATGCAGTTGCAGGCGTCGCCGGTGAAGCAGTGCGCGCTCAAGCATGGCACGCCGGTGGCGCAGCCGGTCTCGCTGCGCCTGGATGGCAAGTATCCCGAGGTGGCGCAGGAGGCGCATGCGCTGCTGCGATCGACGCCGCATGACGTGATGATCGTGGCGGCCTATGGCCTGATTCTGCCGCGCAGCGTGCTCGACATTCCGCGTTACGGCTGCATCAACATCCACGGCTCGCTGTTGCCGCGCTGGCGTGGCGCCGCCCCCATCCATCGCGCCATCGAGGCCGGCGATGCCGAGACCGGCATCACCATCATGCAGATGGAAGAGGGCCTCGACACCGGTCCCATGATGCTCATCGAAAGCCTGCCCATCAGTGACGAGGACACCACCGGCAGCCTGCATGACAAGCTGGCCGCGCTGGGCGCCAAGATGATCGTGGAAGCCATGGAGAAGCTGGAGCAGGGTACGCTGCCAGCCACGCCGCAGCCGGAACAGGGCGCCAACTACGCCGCCAAGATCGCCAAGGAAGAAGCCGCGCTGGACTTCAGCCAGAGCGCCGAGCAGCTGGCGCGCCGCATCCGCGCCTTCAATCCCTTCCCGGGCGCGACCGGCCGTTTCGGCGACACCGTGGTCAAGCTCTGGAAGGCGCGCGCAGTCACCGTGGCGCAGCAGGGTGAACCCGGCCAGGTGCTGTCGGCCGATGCCCAGGGCGGCATCGTGGTGGCCTGCGGCGAAGGCGCGCTGCTGCTGACCGAATTGCAGAAGCCCGGCGGCAAGCGCCTGCCGGCGGCGGAATTCCTCAAGGGTTTCCCGATGGAAGGCGGCCGCCTGGCCTGA
- a CDS encoding LysR family transcriptional regulator: MRGSEFNELKAFVAVVERQSFVRAAEHLGLSPSALSQTIRQLEDRIGARLLNRTTRSVAPSANGELLYRRVAPLFREMAAAVAQASEATGQMSGRLRINTLGIAARTIIAPRLARFHQAHPDVVLDIVVDDTLTDIVAGRFDAGIRVGNRVEKDMVAIRLTPDLNMVAVASPDYLARRGVPRSPKDLHDHTCINWRLQMDGRHYRWEFKKRGQQLEVAVDGPIITNHADIGIAAALGGLGIAYHFERDGVSELLSQGRLVQVLADWSISRPGLFLYYPNRQHRPALLGAFIDCLLDRKLVDQPENASHAH, translated from the coding sequence ATGCGTGGATCCGAATTTAACGAACTCAAAGCATTCGTGGCCGTTGTGGAGCGCCAGAGCTTTGTCCGGGCGGCAGAGCATCTGGGTCTGTCGCCCTCGGCGCTCAGCCAGACAATCCGGCAGCTCGAAGACCGTATCGGCGCACGCCTTCTGAATCGCACGACGCGAAGCGTCGCGCCATCGGCCAATGGAGAACTGCTCTACAGGCGTGTGGCTCCGCTATTTCGGGAAATGGCTGCGGCTGTTGCTCAAGCAAGTGAGGCCACAGGGCAGATGAGCGGCAGGCTACGCATCAACACCCTGGGAATTGCTGCGAGAACCATCATCGCGCCTCGGCTTGCGCGCTTCCATCAAGCGCACCCTGACGTGGTTCTCGACATCGTGGTGGACGATACGCTGACGGATATTGTGGCTGGCCGCTTCGATGCGGGTATTCGCGTGGGTAACAGAGTCGAGAAAGACATGGTAGCTATCCGCCTCACGCCGGACCTGAACATGGTTGCCGTGGCATCGCCAGACTATCTCGCCCGTCGAGGGGTACCGCGGTCCCCTAAAGATTTGCATGACCATACATGCATCAACTGGCGTCTGCAGATGGACGGCAGGCACTATCGCTGGGAGTTCAAGAAACGAGGTCAGCAACTCGAGGTTGCGGTGGACGGTCCCATCATCACGAATCATGCTGACATCGGCATCGCTGCAGCACTTGGTGGGCTTGGCATTGCTTATCACTTCGAACGCGATGGCGTGAGTGAACTGTTGAGCCAGGGACGACTGGTTCAGGTCTTGGCGGACTGGTCGATTTCGCGCCCAGGCTTGTTCCTCTACTATCCTAACAGGCAGCATCGGCCAGCCCTTCTCGGGGCGTTCATCGATTGTCTGTTAGACCGAAAGCTGGTCGATCAACCCGAGAACGCATCTCATGCCCATTGA
- a CDS encoding 5'-methylthioadenosine nucleosidase → MPDQQPILILTALESELNAAAAPADVKVVYCGVGKVNAALHTTAAILAHRPRAVINFGTAGKIDPSHDGLLEVAAVIQRDMAAMPLAPRGVTPLVNQEQQPARLESGYSGVLCGTGDSFVTAADEWLLEQKVDLVDMELFAIARVCKHFGVPWRAFKFITDGANDDAADDWQARVHLGEELFWRHLPHVLKPYA, encoded by the coding sequence ATGCCAGATCAGCAACCCATTCTCATCCTGACCGCCCTGGAAAGCGAACTCAACGCCGCCGCCGCCCCGGCCGATGTGAAGGTGGTCTATTGCGGCGTCGGCAAGGTCAATGCCGCCCTGCATACCACGGCGGCGATCCTGGCCCATCGGCCGCGCGCGGTCATCAATTTCGGTACGGCCGGCAAGATCGATCCCTCGCATGATGGACTGCTGGAAGTGGCCGCCGTGATCCAGCGCGACATGGCGGCCATGCCGCTGGCGCCGCGCGGGGTGACGCCACTGGTGAACCAGGAACAGCAGCCGGCCCGGCTGGAATCGGGCTATTCCGGCGTGCTCTGCGGCACCGGCGACAGCTTCGTGACGGCTGCCGACGAGTGGCTCCTGGAGCAGAAGGTGGATCTGGTGGATATGGAACTGTTTGCCATCGCCCGCGTGTGCAAGCACTTCGGCGTGCCGTGGCGCGCCTTCAAGTTCATCACCGACGGCGCCAATGATGACGCCGCCGATGATTGGCAGGCGCGCGTGCATCTGGGTGAGGAACTGTTCTGGCGGCATCTGCCGCATGTGCTCAAGCCCTACGCCTGA